AGACCGCGTCGACATCCAGTTGCGTGCGGTGGCAAGGGGATCATAATCCTTGAGCCCGACCGCCCTTACAGGTTCGCGATCGATGCGCGGGAAGCCGTACTGTGTGATGTTGTTGGTCCGCTTGTCAAGCACCCGGTCCCCCGAGGCCTGGTCAAAGACGGCCCTGGCCGAGACAGAGATGGCCAGCAGAGCAACACACGCCGTCGTGAGAAGAAGAAGATAGAATAGTTTTTTCGTCATTCCTGGCTCCTTTCAGTAGCCCTAATGACTCATCATTCCGGGCCCGCCCCTCCGAAAGCGGGTCTGTACCTGAAACCATAAGACCAGACAGCCCTTACGTGCCCGGCCGGCACCGGGCGGAGGTCAACGCAAGTGCTGCGGTTACTCTCCTTCTGAGGTTCACCTCCTTTCCCTTCACAGGCTGCGTTGACGCAGCCCCGGCCGACAAAGGTAGCATATCGTCCGGTGTCGACCGTGTGTTCAAGATACCAAAAAAAGCGCGTTCAACCAAGCTCTTGCTGGAATTAATGCCGCCCACATTCCGGATGCAAGCCGGAATGCGTGGAATTTCGCCGTGAGTCCCGGGTTTGGGACGATGCGGCGGACTGGCGTGTACTCCTCCCAGAAAGAGTCACAAAAAACCCCTGGAAGTCAAGCCTTCAGGGGCGAATTTGAGACGGGCCAAGTTCACTGAACCCATCGCCATTGGTACGGTTCACAGAGGCAACCCGCGCCGACTGAGCCGCACACGAGCCGGCAACCTATCGGCCACGCCCCTCTTACCACTGTAGAATAACTCGGGAATCGCGCGGTGTCAAGACCTATGTAGATTTTGGTGCCCGGCGGTGGATTTCCCCATCCGGCTTAAGGGGGTAACTAAAACCACCCCCGGGCCGGGGGGTGGTTTTGCGCGTAACTATTTACCGTTTAAAGAGATAACTAGCACGGATTGAGTGGAGGTGCCGGCTTGGTGATAAACAGGTAGTCGATCAGAGCCGTCAGGTCGCCGATGTCGATGACACCAGCGGGATCACCGTCGATATTGGCCTCCTCCGGACACGGCAGAACCGGAGCCGGCTTGGTGATGAACAGGTAGTCGATCAGCGCCGTCAGGTCGCCGATGTCGACGACTTCACCCGGGTCGCCGTCGACGTTACCCACGACGTTCTTGCAGCAGCCGCACAGTTCCTCGCAGCCGGCGCGAAGGTTGACGCGGTACCATTCGAAGGCGGCGTCGAGATTGGCCTTGACGTCGTCGACCGTACCGTCATGCACCGACGTTACTACCGAGTAAACGGTCAGGGTGTCGGCAGCCTCCAGCGTCCAGTCATGCACGTAGGTCATGACCATGTGCATGTCGGTAGTATCCGGCTCCGCGTATGGGGAGAGGGCACCGCTGAGGGTGTCGGTCTTCTCCCACAGCATCGGCGGGTAGAGGTTGCCGTCGCGGCGCGTCGAGCCGTCCGGGAAGGTGTCGGCCACGAAGACGTCACTGTCGTTGCGGGCGCTGTACACGCCATAGGGGGTGCATACTCCCGCGCACGGATCGTCGATCAGTTCCTGGGCGGTGTGGAAGCCGAGCAGCCGGTGGGAGCCAAAGCGTCTCTCGTTGAGCTGGCAGCCGGGCACGGTGGCGGTGTCGGTCCCCTTCAGGTAGACCGCGTTATGGTCCGGAAGAACGCCGGAGACGTTATTCGCTCCGTTGTCGGCGGGAATATCCCAGTCGATGGCTTCACCGATCACGAGGTTGCTGTGCGGGTTGCCGTCAAGGGAGGAGAAGCGCGTGCGCATAATGATAAAGTCGGTGCTGTCGCCGCCGCCGGTGGGGGCGAAATACTCGCGCTCGACCGCAATGGTCGTGTCGGCATTGACCACGGTACCGGTGAAGTAGCCGTCGAAGTTGGTTCCCGAAACGGGGCCGGATGCGGCGAAACCGTCAACGCGCTTGAAAGCCAGGTAGGTGGCGAAGCTGGCCTGGTGCATGGCATAGTTGAGCACGTACGACGTGTCAATATCGACAATATCGCGCTGCATGACCAGCGGACCGCCGCTGTACAGATACACGCTGGCGCTGCTGTTGCATTCGCCGCCATCAGTCACGAAGTCGAGATTGACGAGCCCGTTGGTGCCGCCGTTGGCACCCATTTCCGCATTGTTGGAAACGACCAGCCGCACGAAGTCATCCTCGTGGACCGGGCGCAGCAACCCCGAGGTGGCCAGCGTATCCCAAGCCATCCCGATAACCGTGTCGGCGACGATGTACGCGATCATGATGGGCAGGGAATCCCGGTTGTCCGCATCCGAGAACAGGCAGACCTCACCGTCCAGGGCGACGATGGTGCCCGGGCTGTCGATGGTCCCGTCCTTGTTGATGATGATGTCAAAGGTTCCGGTGTTGTAGACGCCGGCGCCTACGGCAAGGCTGGCCGCCGAGACGTCAAGCCAGTCTGACGGGCCGGTATCGTCTTCGAATACCTTAATCGAATCCACCGATAGCGGGACGTTGCCGTCGTTGGTGACGGTTACGGGGATGGTGTCGGCCTGGCCGTGCTTGCAGTAGCTCGGGTACCCCAACTCATCGGGCGCGACCACAATCTGGGGCGCGTCAACGGGATCGACACAGGCCAGCCGCATCCACTTGAGGGGGTTGAGCGTAAGCATGTTGTTGGCCTCAGGGTCCCGCCAGCCCGGGGCGGGATAGTGGTCCTCGGTATAGAACGCGTGCAGATAGTGGTGGCCGGTATACTCACCGCTCGGATCCACGAAATCGGCACCCGGCCATTTCAACTCGACGCCGTAGGCGGAGCTGTCCATGCCGTAGCGGCTGAGCGTAGGCCGCGTATCGTTCATGCAGGTGCCGCCGTAGCCGGCCGAATCACAGCCGGGCGTGTAGGAGTTGGTCAGATCCCGTGCTGCGTCCCAGAGGATGCCGTCGAGAGTCGTGGAGACGCAGATGGCGATCTCACCGTTGGCCGCCCTGGTGCGATCGGCAAAACCGCTGGCGCAGTCATCGGTCTGTGGCAGGCCGAAATTACCCCAGGCGTCAAGGTACTGGGTGAACACCGTGTACAGGTGGCTGTTGCATTCGGAGATGGAGAAGTAACCCAGGTACATCGTCCCGGGGCTTCCGAACCCGCAGACCTGGGTGTTGTAATTGATGCCCCATTCCGCGTTATGTACGCGCGTTATGGTGCCTTCGGCTTTAGGACCCGGGACGCGATCGGTCCAGTGGAACATGCTTGACGAAAAATCACCCCAGAAGAAGATCGGGTCGTTGTACGGGTCGGCGACAATCGGCTCGGCGTTAAAAACGATGTGCAGGCCGCCCTCGGAGTCGTACAGCGCACTGGTCTCTACCCAGGCGGCGTGGGACGCCTGCGTGCCCGTGCGCGGGTAACTGGTCAGGTTGGTAGGCAGACCCCAACTGGCCCCGCCGTTGTCCGACAGCCTGAAAAACACCTCGACATCATATACCTGGTTGTTGGCATAGGCCATGTCGTGGTAGTGGGTGTACGACACGGCTACGTCGCCGGAGACGCGCGACGCGGCAATGCTGCCGTTGACGTAGAAAGCCGTGGTGTCCATCACCGTCGGACCTTCCCACGTTCCCGCGTCTCCCGTTCCCAGCTTGCGGTAATACGAGATGGCACCCTCGAGCAGGTTGCGGGCTGTGGGATGCGCTACGGTCGAGCTCTCGCCGGCCAGAACGTGCATGATGGTGTCGTTGTTATATTCCTGGACTTCGATTTTGCAGAAGGTGAGGTGGTTGGTGACGTCCAGGAAGTGCCCGTCGTTGTACTGAACCGCCGGGATCACCGAGCCGGCGCCGAAGAAACAACTGTGTTGTGAGGGCTGGAAATAGAAGTGGTTGTCGGCACTGCCGCCGGCGTCGTCTTCACCACCAAAAACCAGCAGTCCGCGCGGATCGATGTCGTTCATCACCCACTGGCCGGTCTGGTCCGTGGGCTGTACCTCGCAGCCAACCCCGGAACCGCGTGGCCAGTCCGCAGCGACCGGGTCATAGATGTTGTACCCGAAGCGGGAGTTGGCCGAGGGGGAGGTGGCGTCCGAATACGTGAAATGGATCGACGGGGTCGGCCCGCCGAAACTGACCATATGCCCGGCCGGCGGGCGGTACTGGTCATCCATGTACGTGTTGTCTACGACCATACCGGCCGACTGAACCGCGCCTGGCTGGGCGGCCCCGAGCGACGCTCTGGCATCGCGACGAGAGGGATCGGCCGGCCAGGCCGAAAAGTCCTCCGGAACGCCCCGCGCCACCAAATTGTCGCGGACACTCGGCAGGGCGTACCTTGTGATCTTGGTCAACCGGTCATCCTGGACGCGATCACGCCGGTCGTAGACCGCCTTCGATACGGCCGTGCCCACAAACAGCGCGCACAGGATCAAGACCAGGATTGCCAAGGATAGATAACGTTTTGCCATTTCAACTCTCCTCGAACGATTTAAGTACCCTTGTGACAGCGTATACTACATGTTGTCGGCTGGAAGAGCTTGGGATATTAGGAGTTGCGCCTGTCTTGACCGGACATACGGACTCTGCCAGGCCGACTGTGTTACTCTCCGCTTATGGATCACCTCCCTTCACCGCCCCGTTTCCGCCAGCGCGAGAAGCTGCCTGGGGGGCGTATAGACCGTCACCGGTCCTGGGAAATCTGTTCCGGAACCGGTCGTTGCGACGTCTATCCGGCTTGGAACCACTTGCCCGGAAAACGCGGCGAGCCGCCGCACCGGTCAGGAGGAAATCTGCGGGTACCGGTGGCGGCCCTGCCCGCAACTCACCCGCGCACGGGCTCTAAGAAACCCGGAGGCGGAATGCGTGGTGCTGTGATCAGGTCGGGTGGAGTCTGAAATCCCTCATATTTCGGGATCAGCAAAGAGTGAAGTCTGATCATGACTGCGCTGCGGACGAGTCATGGGCGCTGCGATCACACGCCTCCTCCCTGCCATACAATACCGGGCCGGGCCCGGCTTGTCAAGGGCTATGTATGTACAGCACCCCATGCGCGGGTTCCGGTGACGGTTCGCGCAGGCAAAAAAACCACCCCCGGCCCCGGGCCGAGGGTGGTTATGCATCTAACTAAATACCGTTCAGCACAGCCATTAGCACGGATTGAGCGGAGGTGCCGGCTTGGTGATGAACAGGTAGTCGATCAGCGCCGTCAGGTCGCCGATGTCGATGACACCAGCGGGATCAGCGTCGATATTGGCCTCCTCCGGACACGGCAGGACCGGAGCCGGCTTGGTGATGAACAGGTAGTCGATCAGCGCCGTCAGGTCGCCGATGTCGACGACTTCACCCGGGTCGCCGTCGACGTTACCCACGACGTTCTTGCAGCAGCCGCACACATCTTCGCAGCCGTCGCGAAGGTTGACGCGGTACCATTCGAAGGCGGCGTCGAGATTGGCCTTAAGGTCGACGACTGTGCCATTGTGCACCGACGTCACGACCGAGTACACTTCGAGCGTGTCGGTGCCGCCCAGCGTCCAGTCGTGCAACCACGTCGACACCGTATGCAGGTCATCGACCTCATCGATGGCGTGTATGCCCGCGAGGGTGTCGGTCTTCTCCCACAGCATCGGCGGGTAAAGGTTGCCGTCGCGGCGCGTCGAGCCATCCGGGAAGGTGTCGGTAACGAAGATATCACTGTCGTTGCGGGCGCTGTACACGCCATAGGGGGTGCATACTCCCGCGCACGGATCGGTGTTGAACTCCTCGTTGGTGTAATATCCCAGCAGCATGGAAGCGCCGAAGCGATTGTTGTTCGGCTGGCACGGTGTCGTGGTGGTGTCCGTACCCTGCTGGTAGACGGTGTTGTACTCCGGCAGCGCCCCGGACTGATCACCGGTGCCGTTCACGGCGACGATATCCCAGTCGATTACCTCGCCGAACACCATGTTTTCATGGGGGTTACCGTCGTAGGAGAAGAAGCGGGTGCGCACGATAACGAAGTCGGAACTGTCGGCCCCGCCGGTGGGCGCGTACCACTCACACTCCGCGGCGATGGTGGTGTCGCGGTTGACAAAGGTGCCGCTAAACCAGCCATCGAAGTTGGTGCCGGCGATCGGTGCGGGCGACGCCCTGTCGTGCACCGGCTTGAAGGAAATGTCGGTGGCGAAATTCGCCTGGTGCATGGAATAGCTCATGACAAACGAGGTGTCGGTATCGACAATGTCGCGCCGCATGGCCAGCGGACCGCCGCTGTAAAGGTACACGGTGGCGACAGCGTCGCATTCGTTGCCGGACTCCGTATAGTCAAGGTTTACCGAAGTCAGACCGTTCTGGCCCATGCCGCCCGTGTTGGCTAGGACGAGTTGCACGAAGTCATCGGTGCCGCCACCGGTGTAGGTGCTGAGCGTATCCCACTCCATGCCGACGACGGTGTCAGCAACAATGTACTGAATGACGACGCCCGTGGAGTCGCGGTTGGCCGCGTCGGACCACACTGAGACCTCGCCGTTGAGAGCCACGATGGTCCCCGGGGCGTTGACAATCCCGCCACTGTTGATGATGATGCCGAAGGTCTCCGTGTTGAGAACGCCGGCCCCGACCGTCATGTCGGTCTTGGTTATGCCGAGCCAACCGGACGGCGCGGAAGTCTCGAATGCCTTGATCGAGTCCACCGTAAGCGGCACGTTGCCGTCGTTGGTGACAATGATCGTCTCGAGCGTCGTGTCGCCGTGCTGGACGTAATCCGGGTACCCGATCGTATCCGCAGACAGTATTATCTGCGGAGCCTCGATGGGTTCCACACACGGTATCCGCATCCACTTCAGCGGATTCGGTGTGGTCATGTTGTACGTCTCAGGATCTCTCCAACCGGGGCCCGGGTAGTGGTCCTCGGTGTAAAAGACGTGCAGATAGTACGGATCGGTCCAGGTGCCGTTGTCCGGAACGACGAGCTCGTCACCCGGCCAGGTCAGGGCCTGGCCGTAGGCCGCACTGTCCATCCCGTACCGGGACACGGTAATACGCGAATCGTTCATGCATACGCCGCCGTAGCCGGCCGAGTCGCATCCAGGCGTGTAGCTCTTGCTCAGGTTTCGCGCTGCATCCCACAGCAGGCCGTCCAAAGAGCTTGAGACCACCATGGCCGCCTCACCGTTGGCCGCGTAGTACCGGTCCGTGAAACCGCTCGCACAGTCGTCAACCTGCGCGGGGCCGAAAATGCCCCAGGCATCGAGCCACTGGCTGAAAAAGCAGTACAGACGGCCGTTACACTCGGCGATCGATTCATAACCGATGTAGCTGACGCCGGGCGCCCCGAAACCGCATACCTGCGTATTATAGGCGATACCCCAGTTGGCGTTGTGCGCCCTGACAATGGTACCACCGGCGTTAGGTCCGGGGACCCGGTCACTCCAGTGGTACAGGCTGGCCGAGAAGTCGCCCCAGAAGTAAATCGGATCGTCGTAGACGTTCTCCACCGTCTGGTCGGCGGTCCAGATAATGTGCAGGTAGTCTTCCGAATCGTAGATCGAATGGGTGTTAATAAAGGCCGTCTGCGAGGGCAGGATCCGCGAGTAGTTCGTCATGTTCGTCTGCGGACCCCAGGTCGCACCGGCATTGGTGGACGTTCGGAAGTACACCTCCACGTCGTACCGCTGGTTCTCCACGATACCGAGCGCGTGCTGCTTGGTGTAGGCCACCGCAACTTTGCCGGACACCCTCGAGGCGGCAATAGAGCCGTTCGAGATGTCCTGCACGCCGGACGAAGAGTTCATAATGTCAATCAGAAACGGCCCTTCCCAGGCGCAGGTCGCATCCATCTTCTCCCCGAACTTCCGGAAGTAGTTGATGGTGTTTCCGCGGATGTCAAACGGGTTGCCCGCGTGGGTGACCGTAAACTCGCTTTCCACCGCGATGCAGTGGACAATGGTGTCGCCGCCGAACTCCTGGATTTCGATCCTCGGGTGTCCCAGGTAGTTGGCCGGTGTCAGGAACGTCGCATTGTACTGCGTCGGGAGGATCAGGCAGCCGGCGCCGAAAAAGCAGCTGTGCTGTGAAGGCTGCGAGTAGAAGTGGTTGTCGCGCGAACCGCCGGCGTTATCGACGGCGCCTATAACGACATACCCCGCCGGCGAGACGGCCATATTCGGCCACAGACCTTCCTCGTCGGTCGCATTGATCAAACAGCCCACCCCGGCGCCGCGCGGCCAGTCACCGGCGCCCGTCGGGTCGTACACGTTGTAACCGATCAGACCGTTGACCAAAGGACCGCTGGCCCAGCCATAAACGAAGTGTACGGACGGTGCGGGACCGCGAAAGTCCACCTGATGGTTACCGCCCGGGAACAACTGGTCGTCGTTATAGCTGATTATAACCGGGAAACCGGGCGATTCCACCGCCGCCGGAGCGGCTGCCGCGCCGAGCGATCGGCCGGCATATGGATAGGAGGTAATCGCCTCAGCCTGGTCAGGCACGTCACCCCAGGCAACCGGCTTTGAGGCAACCTTGGGGAAACTATACTTGGTGACCCGGTCGGATATGTCACTGGTCACGCGATTTCGTGGGTCAAACCAGGCCTTGGAAGCCACGGTAGCCGCCATCAGGGCCACCATCAGCGAAACCAAGACCAGTAATGACAAAAGCTTCTTTGTCATCTTTGCTCCTTTCAATGCTCAAAATTTCTTCCCAACCTCAGCAATCGAGAGCAGCGCGCGGATGTGCAGCACCGCCCTGCTCGACGCAACAGTCTTGCCTCGTGATTGTAGCTGGAGATTGCGTCCGTGTCACTCGTTTCTGCGAAATCACCTCCCTTCGTCGGGCGCAAGACCAGTCAGAAATCGGCACAATACGCCGTTGCGCCCGTTTGACCGAAACTTAGTGCATACTTACGCGTCCGATAAGGTTATCTGTGCCGGTGCCAATTGCGTGCTGCGTACGCAGGAGCCGCCACGGGAACAGAACCGGCGCACAAAAGAGAACACTCCCACCCGGCACAACTTCTTATCCGGGTAGATAGCGCAGATCCTGCCCTTCAGCGGGACCAATACTCGCGAGCAAACAGGACAAGTAGAGTAGTACCGATGCGGTGGAGCATACATACCCCCACCATATCACCTGAAATTTAATACTTTCGACGCCATTGTCAATGCTTTTGTTTGGTTTGATAGGCCGGGCGGGCGCTCGATCGGGTCCCCGAAAAGGTCTCCGCGCCTTCAGAAGCGGCATCCCGGCCCGCCCGGAACCAGCGCCGCGATGACCTGCCGGCCTGCGATCCGAACTCACGTGGTTCTTCAGGCCCGGCCCGCCGCGTCGAAATCGAGCCGGCCGTGCGAGGGGCTAACCCCCTACCGGTCACACACTTGGGCGAACACTCGCATGAAGTTCTCGCCCAGAATCTTTCTGATGTCAGCCTCGGCGTACCCGCGCCGGACGAGTTCGCGCGTGATATTCGGCATCATCGAGCAGTCCGCCAGGTCGATCGGCGGGTGAATTATGCCGTCGAAATCGGAGCCGAGGCCGACGTATTCCGGACCGACCAAATTGACAATGTAGTCGATGTGATCTGCGACCATGGTCACGGCGGTCGGAACGGACAGCATCTTCGTACTCCAGGCGTCCAAAAAGGGTGAGAGTTTCTTGAAACGCAGTCTATATGCGTCGTCTTTATGCATGCCGCTCATCAATTCCAGGACGGCTTCGTATTCCTCCTCGTGAGCCTCGGTGAAGGCAGTGGACACCAGGAAGAACTCGGGCAGGAGAAAGGCGCCGCAGAAGTTCACGCCGATCATACCGCCGGTGTCGGCCACGGCCTGAATCTGGTCGTCGCTCAGGTTCCGGTGATGGGGGCAGAGCGCGTGGACGCACGAGTGAGACGCGATAATGGGAGCCTTCGATACCTCGAGCACCTGCCTGACGGCCTCGAGAGACAGGTGTGAGATATCGACGATCATGCCGAGGCCGTTCATTTCGCGCACAACGTCGCGCCCAAAGTCAGTCAGGCCGTCGAAGGCCGGTTCGGGGTCGGCCGATGAGATGCACCAGTCGTGCGAGACGGCGTGCACAAGCGTCATGGACCTGACGCCGCGCCGATAGAAGTACTCCAGGTTGTGCAGGTTACCGGCGATGGCCTGCCCGTTTTCGATTGACAGCACGGCGGCGATGCGGCCCTCGGCGACAGTCCGCCGTGCTTCAGCCGTCGTCGTGCAGATGGCGACCTCCTGTTCATTTCGGGCGGTGGTGACAACGAGCAAGCCGAGCAGTTCGTCAACCCAGGCGACGGCCTCGTCGGCCGGGATTTGTACGGGCAGAAAACAGGCGAAGACCTGGAGGTTGACGCCGCCCTGCTTCAGCCGGGGCAGATCGACGTGGCCGGTCTCGTTTCTTATGGATACGTCGAGGCCGGTCTTGATAAACAGGAGTGTATCACAGTGAAGGTCCGCGACGAAGGCACGCCGATGAATGTCCAACGGGTCCGCCGGCATGCCGTAGTCTACTGATGTGGCCGAGCGAACGCAAGGGGACTCACCCCTGTGACCGTCTCGAAACCCCGCGGCCGTGGTTTTTCGCAGCGCCGAAGAAAAAAGCTTGTCACGGCGCTTTGGCTGAGTTCCTTTTGTCCAGGCGATAACCAACGTGGGCAAGCTGATGAGGTGCCGAGTATGGGGATAGTGGACTGGTTTTTGGGTCTGAATCCGATTTTGCAGGCACTGGCGGCTACTCTGTTTACATGGGCCGCCACCGCGGCGGGTGCCGCCGGCGTATTCCTGGCTCGACAACCCACAAAGCGGGCCATGGACATAATGCTCGGATTCGCAGCCGGCATAATGATAGCGGCCAGCTTCTG
The sequence above is drawn from the Acidobacteriota bacterium genome and encodes:
- a CDS encoding dipeptidase, whose translation is MPADPLDIHRRAFVADLHCDTLLFIKTGLDVSIRNETGHVDLPRLKQGGVNLQVFACFLPVQIPADEAVAWVDELLGLLVVTTARNEQEVAICTTTAEARRTVAEGRIAAVLSIENGQAIAGNLHNLEYFYRRGVRSMTLVHAVSHDWCISSADPEPAFDGLTDFGRDVVREMNGLGMIVDISHLSLEAVRQVLEVSKAPIIASHSCVHALCPHHRNLSDDQIQAVADTGGMIGVNFCGAFLLPEFFLVSTAFTEAHEEEYEAVLELMSGMHKDDAYRLRFKKLSPFLDAWSTKMLSVPTAVTMVADHIDYIVNLVGPEYVGLGSDFDGIIHPPIDLADCSMMPNITRELVRRGYAEADIRKILGENFMRVFAQVCDR